In Papaver somniferum cultivar HN1 chromosome 1, ASM357369v1, whole genome shotgun sequence, a genomic segment contains:
- the LOC113297059 gene encoding protein YIF1B-like: MYDNLGGQGGGPRPPLNPQPNPFDSATYGAGSKFIRAGLGAYGEKIFGSSSEYVQSNISRYFSDPQYYFQVNDQYVRNKLKVVLFPFLHRGHWTRITEPVGGRLSYKPPVYDINAPDLYIPLMAFGTYVVLAGFLLGLSGKFSPEALSLQFTKGMVGWFLQVLLLKASLYSLGSGEAPLLDIVAYAGYAFAGMCVAVLGRLVWSYSYYFVMPWTCLCMGVFLVKTMKRVLFAEVRSYDSSKHHYLLLFMALVQFPLFIWLGSVGA, translated from the exons ATGTATGACAATTTGGGAGGTCAAGGCGGGGGACCAAGACCACCACTAAACCCTCAGCCTAATCCATTTGACAGTGCAACTTATGGAGCTGGCTCAAAGTTCATCAGAGCTGGACTAGGTGCATATGGAGAGAAAATCTTTGGATCAAGCTCCGAGTACGTGCAGAGCAAT ATAAGCAGGTACTTCTCTGATCCTCAGTACTATTTCCAAGTGAATGACCAGTACGTAAGGAACAAGCTGAAAGTTGTATTGTTTCCCTTCTTACATCGG GGACATTGGACAAGGATAACTGAGCCAGTGGGGGGAAGACTGTCATATAAACCTCCAGTATACGATATAAATGCTCCAGATTTATACATCCCTTTGATGGCTTTCGGTACCTACGTTGTGCTTGCTGGCTTCTTGCTGGGTCTTTCTGGAAA GTTCAGCCCAGAAGCTCTAAGTCTGCAGTTCACAAAGGGAATGGTCGGTTGGTTTTTGCAAGTCCTCTTGCTTAAAGCTTCATTGTATTCGTTGGGGAGTGGGGAGGCTCCATTGCTGGACATTGTGGCGTACGCTGGATATGCATTTGCGGGGATGTGTGTTGCGGTTCTTGGAAGGCTTGTGTGGAGCTACTCATACTATTTTGTGATGCCTTGGACATGCTTATGTATGGGTGTGTTCTTGGTGAAGACCATGAAGAGGGTTCTGTTTGCAGAGGTCAGAAGTTACGATTCCAGCaagcatcattatctcttgctTTTCATGGCCTTAGTTCAGTTTCCATTGTTCATCTGGTTAGGCAGTGTTGGGGCTTGA